In Streptomyces sp. P9-A4, the genomic window CGACGGCGATCAGCTGTGTGACGCCCTGGAGCAGGTCGAGCCGCGCCGCGGGCCACTCCCCGGCGTCCGCCTCGACGGCGAGCAGCCAGTCCGAGAGGACCGTCTCGCGCACGTCCCTGGAGGCCGGGACCGCGCCCCGGCCGGTGTTGCGGATCGGGAAGAGGGAGTACGTGGTTCCGCCCGTGACGATCCGGTGCGGGCCGCGCCGGCCGGTCCGGGTGGCCGCCAGGTGCTCACCGGCCAGGGTGGCGGCGAGGGCAGCCGGAAGGGGTTCGCCGGCACCCGCGATCTGGCGGCCGGTGGGGGAGAGGACCCAGGCCCGCAGGTCCAGGTCGGAGCCGAGCAGGTCGAGGACGACCTCCGGGCCGCCGCCCGCGGGGCCCGAGGTCATGAGCCGGCGGTGCCGGTCGACGACGGCGGCCAGGTCCCCGGCCCGCTCGCCCGAGACCTGTCGAACAACGTGCTCGGTGATCGTCGCGAACGCAACGGACTCGTTCACGGCGAACAGCGGAAGCCGATGGCGCGAACACGCCTCCACGAGATCGGCGGGGATGTCCCCGAGCTCCGCCTCACCGGCCGCGAGCGCCGCGACCCCGGCCGAGGCCAGGATGCGGGCGAAGGGCTCGGCGTCGGCCGGCTCCCGCAGCCACGCGAGGCCCGTGAGGACCAGCTCGCCGCCGGAAAGGTACCGGCTGGGGTCCTTGAGGTCCGTCGTCATCACGCCGCGGACGGTCCGGTCCAGCTCGTCCTCGCCGCCGAGCAGGCGCAGCCCGAGCGCGTCGTTCTCCAGCAGTGCGCGCAGCCGCATCGTGTCGCCGCCGTTCCTGGTCAGTGGGTCGTGGGGTGTCCCGTTGTCGACGGTGGAGTGGTGCCACCGTTTCCAGGGGAAAACAGCGAGGTGACTGTTCCTCGCCTTTCGTTCGAATCTACAAGACGACGACGGGACCCAGCCAACTCCTTCATGTTTTCGGTGACTGCACCCGGGCGAGCGTGGGCTTGTGTACTAGGCCACACACCGCGTTAACAGCACATGAACATGAAGTCGAGGGCCGGCCGTCCCCCCGGAACCCTGCTGAACGACCCCCGATCACCAGAATCACTGGAAGAGAGCCACCATGGACTTCCTTCGCCCCGCCAGCTGGGAGGAGGCGCTCGCCGCCAAGGCAGAGCACCCCACGGCCGTGCCCCTCGCGGGTGGCACGGACGTCATGGTCGAGATCAACTTCGACCACCGGCGGCCCGAGTACCTCCTGGACCTGAACCGCGTCGAGCTGCTGCGCGAGTGGGAGGTCGGCGAGGAGAACGTCCGCCTCGGCGCTTCCGTTCCGTACACCCAGATCATGGAGAACCTCCGCGCCGAGCTGCCCGGTCTGGCGCTCGCCTCGCACACGGTCGCCTCCCCGCAGATCCGTAACCGCGGCGGCGTCGGGGGCAACCTCGGCACCGCCTCGCCCGCCGGAGACGCCCACCCGGCGCTGCTCGCCGCGGGCGCAGAGGTCGAGGTCGAGTCGGTGCGCGGCACCCGGTTCATCCCGATCGACGAGTTCTACACGGGTGTGAAGCGCAACGCGCTCCAGCCCGACGAGCTCATCAAGACCGTCCACATCAAGAAGGCGGACGGCCCCCAGCAGTACTCCAAGGTCGGCACCCGCAACGCGATGGTCATCGCGGTCTGCGCCTTCGGCCTGGCCCTGCACCCGGAGACCCGGACCGTGCGCACCGGCATCGGCTCCGCCGCGCCGACCCCGATCCGCGCCAAGGAGGCCGAGGCCTTCCTGAACGCGGCTCTGGAGGAGGGCGGCTTCTGGGACAACGGCAAGATCATCACCCCGTCGGTCGCCAAGCAGTTCGCCGACCTCTGCTCGGCCGCCGCCAACCCGATCGACGACGTCCGAGGCACCGCCAAGTACCGCCGCCACGCCGTCGGCATCATGGCCCGCCGCCAGCTCGGCTGGACCTGGGAGCAGTACCGCGGCGCCGGCCGCACGCTTGAGGGAGCTGCATAACCATGCGCGTCAATTTCACGGTCAACGGTCGTCCGCAGGAAGCCGACGACGTCTGGGAGGGCGAGTCCCTCCTCTACGTTCTGCGTGAGCGTCTGGGTCTGCCCGGCTCCAAGAACGCCTGCGAGCAGGGCGAGTGCGGTTCCTGCACCGTCCGTCTCGACGGAGTGCCGGTCTGCTCCTGTCTCGTCGCGGCCGGTCAGGTCGAGGGCCGCGAGGTCGTCACCGTCGAAGGCCTCGCCGAGTTCGCCAAGGACCGCGCGGAGCACGCCGGTTGCGCCTCCGGAACCTGCGGCACCTCGCTGGACGCCGCCAGGAAGTGGGAGGCCAAGCCCGGCCAGGACTCGCAGACCGGCGAGGGTGTCGAACTCTCCCCGATCCAGCAGGCGTTCATCGACGCCGGCGCCGTGCAGTGCGGCTTCTGCACCCCCGGCCTGCTGGTCGCGGCCGACGAGATGCTGGAGCGCAACCCGTCCCCGACGGACGCGGACATCCGCGAGGCGCTCTCCGGCAACCTCTGCCGCTGCACCGGTTACGAGACGAT contains:
- a CDS encoding (2Fe-2S)-binding protein, producing MRVNFTVNGRPQEADDVWEGESLLYVLRERLGLPGSKNACEQGECGSCTVRLDGVPVCSCLVAAGQVEGREVVTVEGLAEFAKDRAEHAGCASGTCGTSLDAARKWEAKPGQDSQTGEGVELSPIQQAFIDAGAVQCGFCTPGLLVAADEMLERNPSPTDADIREALSGNLCRCTGYETILDAVRLAAARQERQGEAV
- a CDS encoding FAD binding domain-containing protein, which encodes MDFLRPASWEEALAAKAEHPTAVPLAGGTDVMVEINFDHRRPEYLLDLNRVELLREWEVGEENVRLGASVPYTQIMENLRAELPGLALASHTVASPQIRNRGGVGGNLGTASPAGDAHPALLAAGAEVEVESVRGTRFIPIDEFYTGVKRNALQPDELIKTVHIKKADGPQQYSKVGTRNAMVIAVCAFGLALHPETRTVRTGIGSAAPTPIRAKEAEAFLNAALEEGGFWDNGKIITPSVAKQFADLCSAAANPIDDVRGTAKYRRHAVGIMARRQLGWTWEQYRGAGRTLEGAA